The proteins below are encoded in one region of Effusibacillus dendaii:
- a CDS encoding acylneuraminate cytidylyltransferase family protein, with product MIAGKTVLAMIPARGGSKAVPHKNIRDVGGKPLIAWTIEEAKKSKYIDRLILSSDDNEIIRVANQWGCEVPFVRPSELAQDTTPGIDPVLHAMETLPEKYDYVVLLQPTSPLRTVDDIDSCIERCLEKQANACVTVTCPDKSPYWMYELDRQERLVPILDKGSAISRRQDLPSVYVLNGAVYVANCEWLLKNRTFLSGETVACLMPKERSWDIDSETDLQMVGWMISRQVGM from the coding sequence ATGATTGCAGGAAAAACGGTTTTAGCCATGATTCCTGCTCGCGGCGGTTCGAAGGCGGTACCACACAAAAATATTAGAGATGTGGGTGGGAAACCCCTCATTGCCTGGACGATTGAGGAAGCTAAAAAGTCAAAGTATATAGATCGGCTCATTCTCTCCTCTGATGATAACGAAATCATACGCGTGGCAAATCAATGGGGATGTGAGGTTCCTTTTGTTCGTCCATCAGAACTCGCACAAGATACAACACCGGGTATCGATCCTGTTTTACACGCAATGGAGACTCTTCCTGAAAAATACGATTATGTGGTGTTGTTGCAGCCTACTTCTCCATTGCGGACGGTGGATGATATTGATAGCTGCATAGAACGGTGTTTGGAAAAACAGGCAAATGCCTGCGTGACGGTTACCTGTCCGGATAAAAGTCCCTATTGGATGTATGAATTGGACAGGCAGGAACGGCTTGTGCCGATTTTGGACAAGGGTTCAGCCATTTCCAGAAGGCAGGATTTGCCCAGTGTATATGTGCTTAATGGGGCCGTTTATGTGGCGAATTGTGAGTGGTTGTTGAAAAATCGAACCTTTTTAAGCGGAGAAACGGTTGCCTGTTTGATGCCAAAGGAACGGTCATGGGACATTGACAGTGAAACTGATTTGCAAATGGTGGGCTGGATGATCAGCAGACAAGTTGGGATGTAA
- the hpf gene encoding ribosome hibernation-promoting factor, HPF/YfiA family, whose product MNIQLRGENLDVTEALRSYVEKKIGRLEKYFDTPPKQVQVTLSVIRDLHIVEVTMPLNGIIMRAEERSDDMYASIDLVAEKLEGQIRKHKTKLNRRFREAGIRTLFQENGAGPAVAVEEDDETGRIVRVKKFAFKPMTAEEAVLQMDLLGHSFFVFSNAESNEVNVVYRREDGNYGLIEPSF is encoded by the coding sequence ATGAATATCCAATTGCGTGGGGAAAATCTTGATGTTACAGAGGCGTTGCGCAGCTATGTGGAAAAGAAGATTGGACGCTTGGAAAAGTACTTCGACACACCTCCCAAACAAGTGCAGGTAACCTTATCGGTGATTCGCGATTTGCACATCGTTGAGGTGACAATGCCACTGAATGGCATCATCATGCGAGCGGAAGAACGTTCGGATGACATGTACGCTTCCATAGATTTGGTGGCTGAAAAGCTGGAAGGTCAAATCCGGAAGCACAAAACAAAGTTGAATCGCCGTTTTCGGGAAGCGGGAATTCGAACGCTGTTTCAGGAAAATGGTGCGGGGCCGGCTGTGGCAGTGGAAGAAGACGACGAAACGGGCAGAATTGTTCGCGTCAAAAAATTTGCCTTTAAGCCAATGACGGCAGAGGAGGCGGTGCTGCAGATGGATTTGCTTGGCCACAGTTTCTTTGTATTCTCGAATGCAGAATCGAATGAAGTGAATGTCGTATACAGACGGGAAGACGGCAACTACGGTTTGATCGAACCCAGCTTTTGA
- the prfB gene encoding peptide chain release factor 2 (programmed frameshift) codes for MGELRQELQNTAKRLADIGRSLDLPDKKDRIAALEEQMAQPNFWDDQDAAQKVINESNAMKSLVDRMEKLSRQQEDLDVLMELAREEGDESLLDEVEQGIEKLGAEMADFELQLLLSEPYDQNNAILEVHPGAGGTESQDWASILLRMYTRWAEDKGYKVETLDYLPGEEAGIKSVTLLIKGYNAYGYLKAERGVHRLVRISPFDASGRRHTSFASVDVMPEMDENVDLEIRETDLKIDTYRSSGAGGQHVNTTDSAVRITHIPTGIVVTCQSERSQIKNRAAAMKILAAKLYERQLEEREKELADIRGEQRDIAWGSQIRSYVFHPYSLVKDHRTGEEVGNVHAVVDGAIDTFIDAYLRQQVGNKTGD; via the exons ATGGGGGAACTTCGGCAAGAGTTGCAAAATACGGCCAAGCGGTTGGCTGATATTGGGAGGTCTCTT GACCTGCCTGATAAAAAAGATCGGATAGCGGCTCTGGAGGAGCAGATGGCCCAGCCGAATTTTTGGGATGACCAGGATGCGGCACAAAAAGTAATTAATGAATCCAATGCGATGAAATCGCTTGTTGATCGGATGGAAAAGCTATCGCGCCAGCAAGAGGATTTGGACGTTTTAATGGAACTGGCCCGTGAGGAAGGGGACGAAAGTCTCCTCGATGAAGTGGAGCAGGGAATTGAGAAACTCGGGGCGGAGATGGCCGATTTTGAATTGCAATTGTTGTTGAGCGAACCGTATGATCAAAACAATGCGATTCTGGAGGTTCATCCTGGTGCGGGCGGAACGGAGTCGCAGGATTGGGCGTCTATTTTGCTTCGCATGTATACCCGGTGGGCGGAAGATAAAGGGTATAAGGTGGAGACTCTCGATTACCTGCCGGGTGAAGAAGCAGGAATCAAGAGTGTTACGTTATTAATTAAAGGATATAACGCTTATGGATACCTGAAAGCGGAACGGGGCGTGCACCGGCTGGTTCGCATTTCGCCGTTTGATGCATCGGGTAGACGGCATACATCATTTGCTTCAGTTGATGTGATGCCGGAAATGGATGAAAATGTGGATCTGGAAATCCGCGAAACAGATTTGAAGATTGATACCTATCGTTCTTCCGGGGCAGGGGGGCAGCATGTCAATACCACTGACTCGGCTGTTCGTATCACCCACATTCCAACAGGCATTGTAGTAACCTGTCAAAGTGAACGGTCACAGATTAAAAACCGGGCTGCTGCCATGAAGATTTTGGCGGCTAAATTGTATGAACGGCAATTGGAAGAACGTGAAAAAGAGCTGGCTGATATCCGGGGAGAGCAACGGGATATTGCGTGGGGCAGTCAAATTCGGTCTTATGTTTTTCACCCGTATTCGTTGGTTAAAGACCACCGAACAGGGGAAGAGGTAGGGAATGTCCACGCTGTAGTAGATGGAGCCATTGACACTTTTATTGATGCGTATTTGCGTCAACAGGTAGGGAATAAAACGGGAGACTAG
- a CDS encoding amino acid ABC transporter permease: MHFRWEIIGEYWPLFVKGAVTTIEATVIAVVLGTIIGLFAGIGRLAYVKHGIWKYIVTLLFRWPAIVYITFFRGTPLFVQILIVHFGLMPLLINQTDGWIISGDLARTIKLSDWNVFLSAIVALTLNSGAYIAEIFRAGIQSIDKGQAEAARSLGLSYPKTLRYIIVPQAFRRMLPPLGNEAIALLKDSSLVSAIGLGELAYAARTVFGSTTRVWEPYLTISAFYLVMTLGLSLLVAWLERRYGVDSR, encoded by the coding sequence ATGCATTTTCGTTGGGAGATTATTGGTGAATATTGGCCGTTATTTGTAAAAGGTGCCGTAACCACCATTGAAGCGACGGTCATCGCTGTCGTATTGGGTACGATTATCGGTCTGTTTGCGGGAATCGGACGTTTGGCCTATGTAAAGCACGGAATTTGGAAGTATATCGTGACTTTGTTATTCCGTTGGCCGGCGATTGTTTATATAACGTTTTTTCGCGGCACACCGCTGTTCGTTCAGATTCTTATCGTTCATTTCGGCTTGATGCCGCTGCTGATCAACCAAACGGATGGGTGGATTATATCGGGTGATCTGGCCCGGACGATCAAACTGTCTGATTGGAACGTTTTTCTGTCAGCCATTGTGGCGTTGACGCTTAATTCCGGGGCCTATATTGCGGAAATTTTCCGTGCAGGCATCCAGTCGATTGACAAAGGACAAGCAGAAGCAGCTCGTTCCTTGGGATTATCTTACCCCAAGACGCTGCGTTATATTATTGTTCCGCAAGCGTTTCGCCGCATGCTCCCGCCGCTTGGGAATGAAGCGATCGCTCTGTTGAAGGATTCGTCGCTCGTGTCAGCGATTGGCTTGGGAGAATTGGCATATGCGGCAAGGACGGTGTTCGGTTCCACCACGCGTGTATGGGAACCTTATCTGACCATTTCTGCTTTCTATCTGGTTATGACACTCGGACTGTCTTTGCTTGTTGCGTGGCTTGAAAGGAGGTACGGAGTTGATTCGCGTTAA
- a CDS encoding superoxide dismutase encodes MAHQLPPLPYDKAALEPHIDAMTMEIHHDRHHATYVNNLNAALEGNADLQNKSLEDLLRNINTVPENIRTAVRNNGGGHHNHSLFWEILSPNGGGQPTGPVADAINSKFGGYDKFKEEFAKAAAGRFGSGWAWLVVDQNKELQLYSTANQDSPLMDGHTPILGLDVWEHAYYLKYQNKRPDYIAAFWNVINWDEVNKRYQAARG; translated from the coding sequence ATGGCACATCAATTACCACCGCTTCCGTATGACAAAGCGGCTCTCGAACCGCACATCGATGCTATGACGATGGAAATCCACCACGACAGGCACCACGCTACATATGTAAATAATCTGAACGCCGCTTTAGAGGGCAATGCGGACCTGCAGAACAAGAGCTTAGAAGATCTTCTTCGCAACATCAACACCGTACCTGAAAACATCCGTACCGCTGTGCGCAACAATGGCGGCGGTCATCACAATCACTCCTTGTTCTGGGAAATTCTAAGCCCGAACGGCGGCGGTCAACCGACAGGTCCTGTGGCTGACGCAATCAACAGCAAGTTCGGCGGATATGACAAATTTAAAGAAGAATTCGCTAAAGCAGCAGCCGGTCGTTTTGGCAGTGGTTGGGCATGGCTCGTAGTTGATCAAAACAAAGAACTGCAACTTTACAGCACCGCAAATCAAGACAGCCCGTTGATGGACGGTCATACTCCGATCCTCGGACTGGATGTTTGGGAACACGCATACTACCTCAAATACCAAAACAAGCGCCCGGATTACATTGCGGCATTCTGGAATGTAATTAACTGGGATGAAGTGAACAAACGTTACCAAGCAGCTCGCGGCTAA
- a CDS encoding basic amino acid ABC transporter substrate-binding protein, whose translation MQMKRGFALTVASLLLGTTLTACGGGNVGQAPAPNNGGGSAPQAKEYVVGTDAAYAPFESETEKKEIVGFDIDLLKAVADKAGFKVKFVNTPWEGIFTALQNGERDMLISAITITDDRKKDMDFSDPYFEAKQLIAVSKDSKIAKFDDLKGKKVGVQTGTTGDEVVTKLLGKDSPDIKRFESTPLALKELQNGGVEAVVADNGVVINYVKNNTAQGFKMVDDPAFEKEYYGIAVKKGNTDVLNKVNDGLKKIKSDGTYDKIYEQYFGKKQ comes from the coding sequence ATGCAAATGAAAAGAGGATTTGCACTGACTGTAGCATCTTTACTGTTGGGAACAACGCTTACCGCCTGTGGTGGCGGAAATGTGGGACAGGCACCCGCTCCGAACAACGGTGGGGGTTCGGCACCGCAAGCGAAAGAATACGTGGTAGGTACCGATGCTGCCTACGCGCCGTTTGAATCGGAAACGGAAAAGAAGGAAATTGTCGGTTTTGATATTGATTTGTTGAAAGCGGTGGCAGACAAGGCTGGATTCAAAGTCAAGTTTGTCAATACGCCTTGGGAAGGGATTTTTACAGCATTGCAAAACGGTGAACGCGATATGCTGATTTCTGCCATTACGATTACGGATGACCGCAAAAAGGATATGGATTTCTCCGACCCTTATTTTGAAGCAAAGCAATTGATTGCGGTCTCCAAAGATTCGAAGATCGCCAAATTCGATGATCTGAAAGGGAAAAAAGTAGGCGTTCAAACAGGAACTACTGGTGATGAAGTTGTTACCAAACTGCTTGGCAAAGACAGCCCGGACATCAAGCGTTTTGAAAGTACGCCGCTCGCTTTGAAAGAATTGCAAAACGGCGGGGTGGAAGCAGTTGTAGCTGACAACGGAGTTGTTATCAACTACGTCAAGAACAACACGGCACAAGGGTTCAAAATGGTGGATGATCCTGCGTTTGAGAAGGAATATTACGGAATTGCCGTTAAAAAAGGCAATACAGACGTGTTGAACAAAGTAAACGACGGTTTGAAGAAGATCAAATCGGACGGCACTTACGACAAAATTTATGAGCAATACTTCGGCAAGAAACAGTAA
- a CDS encoding amino acid ABC transporter ATP-binding protein — MIRVKDLRKSFGKHEVLKGVTCTIKEREVVCVIGPSGSGKSTFLRCLNGLEEITSGQVEVDGKAIHDMGTNINKVREELGMVFQRFNLFPHMTVLENIMLAPLKVRKVSKQEAEKRARDLLAKVGLSDKAEQLPNQLSGGQQQRVAIARALAMQPKVMLFDEPTSALDPEMVGEVLDVMKSLAQEGMTMVVVTHEMGFAREVGDRVLFMDQGVILEDAAPEQLFGSPQHERTREFLSKVL; from the coding sequence TTGATTCGCGTTAAGGATCTCCGCAAGTCTTTTGGGAAACATGAAGTGTTGAAAGGTGTAACTTGTACGATTAAAGAGCGTGAAGTGGTGTGTGTGATTGGACCTTCCGGTTCAGGAAAAAGCACATTTTTACGGTGCCTGAACGGTCTTGAAGAGATTACATCCGGTCAAGTGGAAGTGGACGGGAAGGCCATTCATGATATGGGTACCAATATTAATAAAGTGCGGGAAGAATTGGGGATGGTGTTCCAGCGGTTCAATCTGTTTCCGCATATGACCGTGCTTGAGAATATCATGCTGGCTCCGCTGAAGGTCCGCAAGGTATCGAAGCAGGAGGCTGAAAAACGGGCGCGCGATCTGCTTGCAAAAGTCGGTTTGTCCGATAAAGCGGAACAGCTTCCGAACCAACTGTCAGGCGGTCAGCAACAGCGTGTGGCGATTGCGCGAGCATTGGCTATGCAGCCGAAAGTGATGCTGTTTGATGAACCTACCTCGGCGTTGGACCCGGAAATGGTGGGGGAAGTTCTTGATGTCATGAAGTCTCTGGCGCAAGAAGGCATGACGATGGTGGTGGTCACGCATGAGATGGGATTTGCCCGCGAAGTGGGTGATCGTGTGCTGTTTATGGATCAGGGTGTGATTTTGGAGGATGCGGCGCCTGAGCAACTGTTTGGCAGTCCGCAGCACGAGCGCACGCGCGAATTTTTAAGCAAGGTGCTTTAG